A single genomic interval of Spirosoma taeanense harbors:
- a CDS encoding alpha/beta hydrolase, whose amino-acid sequence MPRPFSKASILLIGCLLSLNAVAAKVDTLDVSSASMNRTLRAAVVLPETYRKAKKQSFPVLYLLHGGTGSFRDWLTKVPDKTLLHRMADQYNLIIVTPDGDPTSYYFDSPLVRTSQFETFISRELIEKIDNTYRTVRDKKGRVIAGLSMGGHGAMFISSRHPELYAAAGSMSGVMNINTASWKVPAEFAKSRAENFAKLLGPAKEGDVPYPGYTMVTLADKLKANNLPLILDIGVDDFLIETNRDLHRRLVENKTPHDYIERPGAHTWEYWGNALPYQLLFFSKILKANEVAIP is encoded by the coding sequence ATGCCCAGACCCTTTTCCAAAGCCTCTATTCTCCTGATCGGGTGCCTGTTGTCGCTCAATGCGGTAGCGGCCAAAGTCGATACGCTCGACGTCTCAAGCGCCAGCATGAACCGGACCCTCCGGGCGGCTGTGGTCTTGCCCGAAACGTACCGAAAAGCAAAAAAGCAGTCCTTCCCGGTGCTGTATCTGCTCCATGGGGGCACAGGCAGTTTCCGCGACTGGCTGACCAAGGTGCCCGACAAAACCCTGCTGCACCGCATGGCCGATCAGTACAATCTGATCATCGTTACGCCCGACGGCGACCCAACCAGCTATTATTTTGACAGCCCTCTGGTTAGAACCAGTCAGTTTGAGACGTTTATTTCCAGAGAGCTAATCGAAAAAATTGACAATACGTACCGCACCGTCCGCGACAAAAAAGGCCGGGTTATCGCGGGCCTCTCGATGGGTGGACACGGAGCCATGTTTATTTCGAGCCGCCACCCGGAGCTGTATGCGGCTGCCGGCAGCATGAGCGGGGTGATGAACATCAATACGGCCAGTTGGAAAGTACCCGCCGAGTTCGCTAAGTCCCGCGCGGAGAATTTTGCGAAACTGCTGGGACCTGCCAAAGAAGGCGACGTACCGTATCCCGGCTATACGATGGTCACCCTCGCCGACAAGCTTAAAGCGAACAACCTGCCCCTCATTCTGGATATTGGCGTCGATGATTTTCTGATTGAAACAAACCGCGATCTGCACCGACGGCTGGTCGAAAACAAAACGCCCCACGACTACATTGAGCGTCCCGGCGCGCATACCTGGGAGTATTGGGGCAACGCCCTGCCTTACCAACTCCTGTTTTTCAGCAAGATTCTCAAAGCCAACGAAGTAGCTATTCCTTAA
- a CDS encoding alpha/beta hydrolase domain-containing protein, with the protein MSLIVTRPSVLFFVGALLLALPAQARIVKLTITKTEPYAGGRAFGAAGAYERVFGQAYGEVDPAADRNKIIQDIQLAPRNRRGMVEYVSEFVLLQPVDRGKSNGLLFLSLPNRGNVFSADTALLKRGYVYLWCAWQGDVLPGNQRLTMQVPIATDNGKEITGRLRTEYQVTTPTKTLNLSSGAFTGMTHHSYETVSLDNTGLVLTRRIHETDPRVPVPNNDWAFSDCSTAPFPGTPSSTKISLRDGFDPNYIYELVYTAKNPLVLGLGFAAIRDIGSYLRNQTTDEAGNRNPVLSPASTTLPVQAAVMQGVSQCSNFCRTFLQLGFNQDEQGRAVFDGINAHIGPRRITLNVRFGRPGGGGMQHEDHQFPGTDAPFSWSPTTDPVSGITGGILEACQQTGTCPKIMQTLSSTEYWQSRTSLTTTDASGSKDLVIPDNVRIYLFAGTQHSPFSAQDPVSGFTTNHNPFQQPLRALLIALEQWVLAAKQPPVSNYPTLSAQTLVAHDQQAIGWPAIPGVPFTGRVNEVSVLDLGPGYQQKYMSGILQEPPKVLKANAYTVLVPKVDPDGNELAGIRNTTIRVPLGTYTGWSLRRAGYGEGDLASLNGMFIPFKTTKAERLAADDPRLSLEERYGTHDAYVAAVRKAAEDLVREGFLLPEDAQTEFVNAQKSAVLTSN; encoded by the coding sequence ATGTCGTTGATCGTCACCCGTCCTTCTGTCCTGTTTTTTGTTGGTGCATTGCTGCTCGCTCTGCCGGCGCAGGCCCGCATCGTAAAGCTCACCATTACTAAAACCGAACCTTACGCTGGTGGTCGAGCGTTTGGCGCGGCCGGCGCTTACGAACGGGTGTTTGGGCAGGCCTATGGCGAAGTGGACCCGGCGGCCGACCGAAACAAAATCATTCAGGATATTCAGTTAGCTCCCAGAAACAGGCGGGGAATGGTGGAATACGTCTCCGAGTTTGTACTGCTCCAGCCCGTAGATAGGGGCAAAAGCAACGGGCTGCTGTTTCTGAGCCTGCCCAACCGGGGGAATGTGTTCTCAGCCGACACAGCGCTGCTGAAACGTGGCTACGTGTACCTGTGGTGCGCCTGGCAGGGCGATGTACTGCCCGGCAACCAGCGCCTGACCATGCAGGTGCCCATCGCCACTGATAATGGTAAAGAAATTACCGGCAGGCTGCGAACGGAGTACCAGGTCACTACACCCACAAAAACGCTGAACCTGAGCAGTGGCGCTTTCACGGGCATGACGCATCATAGCTACGAAACCGTCAGTCTGGACAACACGGGGCTGGTCCTGACCCGCCGAATCCACGAAACCGACCCGCGCGTTCCGGTTCCTAACAACGACTGGGCGTTTTCCGATTGCAGTACCGCACCGTTTCCCGGCACACCCAGCTCCACAAAAATCTCACTCCGGGACGGCTTCGACCCGAACTATATTTACGAGCTGGTTTATACGGCTAAAAATCCGCTGGTTCTTGGGCTAGGGTTTGCCGCCATCCGCGACATAGGCTCGTATCTGCGAAATCAGACAACCGACGAAGCCGGCAACCGGAACCCGGTGCTGTCTCCCGCCAGCACCACCCTTCCTGTTCAGGCGGCCGTCATGCAGGGAGTGTCGCAATGCAGTAATTTCTGCCGTACGTTCCTGCAGTTAGGCTTCAATCAGGATGAGCAGGGACGCGCCGTTTTCGATGGGATCAATGCTCACATTGGGCCCCGCCGGATTACGCTGAACGTTCGGTTTGGCCGACCGGGCGGGGGTGGTATGCAGCACGAAGACCACCAGTTTCCCGGCACCGACGCTCCCTTTAGCTGGAGCCCGACCACCGACCCGGTGTCGGGCATCACGGGCGGTATTCTGGAAGCCTGTCAGCAAACGGGAACCTGCCCGAAAATCATGCAGACCCTTAGTTCGACTGAATACTGGCAATCAAGAACTTCCCTGACGACCACGGATGCATCCGGCAGCAAGGACCTGGTTATTCCGGATAATGTTCGGATCTATCTTTTTGCCGGCACGCAGCATTCGCCGTTTAGTGCGCAGGACCCGGTCAGTGGCTTTACGACGAATCATAACCCCTTCCAGCAACCGCTACGTGCTCTGCTTATTGCGCTGGAACAATGGGTACTAGCCGCTAAACAACCGCCAGTCAGTAACTACCCCACCCTTTCGGCCCAAACGCTGGTAGCGCATGACCAGCAGGCAATTGGCTGGCCAGCCATTCCGGGCGTACCCTTTACGGGACGAGTCAATGAGGTTTCGGTGCTGGACTTAGGGCCTGGCTATCAGCAGAAATATATGTCTGGAATCCTTCAGGAACCACCAAAAGTTTTGAAAGCCAACGCCTATACCGTGCTCGTACCCAAGGTTGATCCGGATGGTAACGAACTGGCCGGAATCCGGAACACGACGATTCGCGTGCCGCTGGGAACCTATACGGGCTGGAGCCTGCGTCGGGCTGGCTATGGCGAGGGCGATCTGGCTTCGCTGAATGGTATGTTCATCCCGTTCAAAACCACAAAAGCCGAGCGGCTGGCCGCTGATGATCCGCGTTTGTCGCTAGAAGAACGTTACGGTACCCATGACGCCTACGTAGCCGCCGTCCGGAAAGCCGCCGAAGACCTGGTACGTGAGGGATTTCTGCTTCCGGAAGATGCTCAGACTGAGTTCGTGAACGCCCAGAAAAGTGCTGTTCTTACTTCTAATTAA
- a CDS encoding carboxylesterase/lipase family protein, whose translation MKRSTVFVCLASVGLLGFIAFAPVTAELDTVKVTGGLISGTTSQDGDVQIFKGIPFAAPPVGNLRWKAPQPVTPWSGVRKCDQFGASPMQGAPAPFGPWSAEYLIPKEPISEDCLYLNVWSGAKSAKEKRPVLVWIYGGGFNSGGSNVPIYDGEATAKKGVVFVSANYRVGPFGFLAHPELTKESGHNASGNYGLMDQIAALQWVKQNIAQFGGDPNNVTIAGQSAGSMSVNALVASPLAKGLFNKAIAESGASLARPNPTLQQAEEGGLKTMQALGATSLAELRAKPADEILKKAQGMRGPIVDGYVLPQSIATIFSTGKANPITLLTGWNEDEGMSFGPAKKADEYRKQIEQQYGADAQNFLRYYPAGTDDEAAASQMKISRDMIFGAQNYAWANLQSQQGKPVYVYRFTRKLPATGEYARYGAFHTGEVAYAYDNLRFIDRQLRPLEAKDDELAKTISTYWVNFVKDGNPNGKGLPKWPAYSTKDKQVMMLGDNVQAQPLPDAASLDFLFELMSKNQPTRTN comes from the coding sequence ATGAAACGATCGACTGTATTCGTATGCCTCGCGTCCGTCGGACTGCTTGGCTTTATAGCCTTCGCTCCGGTAACGGCTGAATTGGATACCGTAAAGGTCACCGGGGGGCTTATTTCCGGCACCACCAGCCAGGACGGCGATGTGCAGATTTTCAAAGGGATTCCCTTTGCCGCACCACCCGTTGGCAATCTCCGCTGGAAAGCGCCCCAACCCGTTACGCCCTGGTCGGGTGTTCGGAAATGCGATCAGTTTGGAGCGAGCCCGATGCAGGGTGCCCCGGCTCCGTTTGGTCCGTGGAGCGCCGAGTATCTAATTCCGAAAGAACCCATCAGCGAGGACTGCCTGTACCTAAACGTATGGTCGGGGGCCAAATCGGCCAAAGAAAAACGCCCGGTGCTTGTTTGGATTTACGGGGGCGGTTTCAACAGCGGTGGCAGCAACGTGCCTATTTACGACGGCGAAGCAACGGCCAAGAAAGGCGTCGTGTTTGTCAGCGCCAACTATCGCGTGGGTCCGTTTGGTTTCCTGGCGCATCCGGAACTGACAAAAGAATCTGGTCATAACGCGTCGGGGAATTACGGCCTGATGGATCAGATTGCCGCCCTGCAGTGGGTGAAGCAGAACATTGCGCAGTTTGGGGGCGACCCCAACAACGTAACCATTGCCGGTCAGTCGGCGGGTTCAATGAGCGTCAATGCCCTCGTTGCTTCGCCCTTAGCTAAAGGTTTGTTCAACAAAGCCATTGCCGAGAGCGGAGCCAGTCTGGCCCGGCCCAACCCAACGCTACAACAGGCCGAAGAGGGTGGCCTAAAAACCATGCAAGCTCTAGGCGCTACGTCGCTGGCCGAACTCCGGGCCAAACCAGCCGACGAAATCCTAAAAAAAGCGCAGGGTATGCGCGGCCCAATCGTTGACGGCTACGTACTCCCCCAATCGATAGCGACCATCTTTTCGACGGGCAAAGCGAACCCCATTACGTTACTGACGGGCTGGAATGAAGATGAAGGCATGTCGTTCGGTCCGGCGAAAAAGGCAGACGAGTATCGGAAGCAGATTGAGCAGCAGTACGGTGCCGATGCTCAGAATTTCCTCAGGTATTATCCAGCCGGTACGGACGATGAAGCAGCTGCTTCGCAGATGAAAATCTCGCGGGATATGATCTTTGGCGCTCAGAACTACGCCTGGGCGAACCTGCAGAGTCAGCAGGGCAAGCCCGTGTATGTGTATCGCTTCACGCGAAAGCTTCCGGCCACCGGCGAATACGCCCGATACGGCGCATTTCACACAGGCGAGGTGGCCTACGCCTACGACAACCTGCGGTTCATTGATCGCCAGCTGCGTCCGCTGGAAGCCAAAGACGACGAGCTGGCGAAAACGATCTCAACGTACTGGGTGAATTTCGTAAAAGACGGTAACCCCAACGGAAAGGGTTTACCAAAATGGCCCGCCTACTCCACCAAAGACAAGCAGGTGATGATGCTGGGCGATAACGTTCAGGCGCAACCCCTACCCGATGCAGCCTCGCTCGATTTCCTGTTTGAGCTGATGAGCAAAAATCAACCCACAAGAACCAACTAA
- a CDS encoding alpha/beta hydrolase: MLKPCIKFLFIALGCLFSLKTFAARVDTLDIPSAGMKKTLRAAVVLPDSYAAAGSAKSKKAAAQTAYPVLYLLHGGYGHFNDWLAKTPDKTLLHRLADQYNLIIVMPEGDVFSYYLDSPILQNSQFETYLTKDVIDKIDNTYRTIRDKKGRVITGLSMGGYGALYLATRHPDLYCAAGSMSGALNPDMTTWKLPPDPTKNIKREFEKILGSYEQSADGWAAYSVVGMADKMKANGLRLVIDCGVDDFLIEPNRELHRRLVFNQTPHDYSERPGGHSWEYWQNSLPNHVLFFSNVLKANGSTAQ; this comes from the coding sequence ATGCTGAAACCCTGTATTAAATTTCTGTTCATTGCGCTGGGTTGTCTTTTTTCGCTGAAGACGTTTGCGGCCAGAGTCGATACGCTCGACATTCCGAGTGCAGGCATGAAAAAGACCCTCCGGGCGGCTGTGGTTTTGCCGGACTCGTATGCCGCTGCCGGATCAGCCAAAAGCAAAAAGGCAGCCGCGCAGACGGCTTATCCTGTGCTGTACCTGCTGCATGGCGGCTACGGCCACTTCAACGACTGGTTGGCAAAAACGCCGGACAAAACATTGCTGCACCGACTGGCCGACCAGTATAACCTGATTATCGTCATGCCCGAAGGAGACGTGTTCAGCTATTATCTGGACAGCCCGATCCTGCAGAACAGTCAGTTTGAAACCTACCTAACCAAAGACGTAATTGATAAAATTGACAACACCTATCGCACAATACGGGATAAAAAGGGACGCGTCATTACGGGCCTGAGCATGGGCGGTTATGGCGCGTTATACCTAGCGACGCGCCACCCTGATCTGTACTGCGCGGCTGGCAGTATGAGCGGAGCGTTAAATCCGGATATGACTACCTGGAAGCTGCCTCCCGACCCCACAAAAAATATTAAACGCGAGTTTGAGAAAATTCTGGGCTCCTACGAGCAGTCGGCGGACGGCTGGGCGGCTTACTCCGTGGTTGGCATGGCCGATAAGATGAAAGCCAATGGCCTGAGGCTGGTTATCGACTGCGGTGTGGACGACTTCCTGATTGAGCCGAATCGTGAACTGCACCGACGGTTAGTGTTCAACCAGACACCCCATGATTACTCCGAACGCCCCGGCGGTCATTCCTGGGAGTACTGGCAGAACTCACTGCCTAATCACGTTTTATTCTTTAGCAACGTCCTGAAAGCAAACGGCTCCACTGCCCAGTAA
- a CDS encoding alpha/beta hydrolase — MYLTRLFLSISLLGLSFTGICAKVDSLDVPSAAMNRTMRAAVVLPESYAKSKTAFPVLYLLHGGGGTFSDWLKQTPDKMLVHKLADQYNLIIVMPEGERLGGYLDSPVQKDNLFETYVAKEVVDKIDNTYRTIRDRKGRVITGLSMGGHGALYLATRHPELYCAAGSMSGALDLNPANWRIDPEFAKRIEPGFTRILGPMGSTPDYYAANSVVNMTDKIKANGQKLIIDCGVDDFLIEPNRELHRRLVYSKVEHDYTERPGGHTWEYWQNSLPYHVLFFQKVLKANGTLAQ, encoded by the coding sequence ATGTATTTAACCCGTCTCTTCCTTTCGATCAGCCTGTTGGGTTTATCATTCACCGGAATCTGCGCGAAAGTTGATTCGCTCGACGTGCCCAGTGCCGCCATGAATCGAACCATGCGCGCGGCCGTAGTTCTGCCGGAATCGTACGCCAAAAGCAAAACGGCTTTCCCGGTGCTGTACCTGCTGCACGGGGGCGGTGGAACCTTCAGCGACTGGCTGAAACAAACACCCGACAAGATGCTCGTGCATAAGCTGGCCGATCAGTATAACCTGATTATCGTCATGCCCGAAGGCGAACGGCTCGGCGGGTATCTGGATAGCCCGGTTCAGAAGGATAACCTGTTCGAGACTTACGTAGCAAAAGAAGTAGTCGACAAAATCGACAACACCTACCGCACCATCCGCGACCGAAAAGGCCGGGTAATTACGGGTCTCTCGATGGGCGGACACGGCGCGCTGTACCTGGCTACCCGCCATCCGGAACTGTATTGTGCCGCAGGTAGCATGAGTGGCGCTCTGGATTTAAATCCGGCTAACTGGCGCATTGATCCGGAATTTGCCAAACGCATTGAACCAGGCTTCACCCGAATTCTGGGCCCCATGGGGTCAACACCCGACTACTACGCGGCTAACTCGGTTGTGAACATGACCGATAAAATCAAAGCCAATGGTCAGAAGCTGATCATCGACTGTGGCGTGGACGATTTCCTGATCGAGCCGAACCGTGAATTACACCGGCGGCTGGTTTACAGCAAGGTTGAGCATGATTATACCGAACGGCCCGGTGGCCACACCTGGGAGTATTGGCAGAACTCACTGCCCTATCATGTCCTGTTTTTCCAGAAAGTCCTGAAAGCCAACGGTACCCTTGCTCAATAA
- a CDS encoding carboxylesterase/lipase family protein — translation MRSNSILLSLAVLTLPLLTVAQPSKPAVTPIMAGKDIAVVPTESGKVRGYIHNGTYTFKGIPYAKAERFMAPTKPDSWSGVRSSMTYGPVCPMDPTTSTNDEIEFPFHHDWGYTNENCLSLNVWSPQLTDAKKRPVLVWFHGGGFTAGSSVELPSYDGENLTKKGDVVVVTVNHRLNVLGFLDLSAYGDKYKNSANAGLMDLVASLQWVKQNIAQFGGDPNNVTIFGQSGGGGKVTSLMNAPSAKGLFHKAIVQSGSYITNFTEGELAQKVSAAMLEELKLQPNQVDELQKITYEQLNAAGKKALRKVGESLKGEGRPAFGLGWGPIHDGNFLPYQPSETAAIELAKNIPLLVGSTKTEFGPFNPANRVTDMEAAKAALEKRYPGKTDTYMAAVKKAYPETANPSDYMDVDINFRAGAIRQASQKAGVAGAAPVYAYVFSWASPVNDGMYKSMHCMEIPFAFDNISRCEEMTGGGKDAQMLADKMSRAWIAFARTGNPNHKGLPTWPQYNADNGATMIFDNVSQVKNHHDKELIEVATGKPIAAATGK, via the coding sequence ATGAGATCGAATTCCATTCTACTATCGCTGGCGGTGCTTACGTTACCGTTGCTGACGGTAGCCCAACCGTCTAAACCAGCCGTTACGCCCATCATGGCTGGCAAAGACATCGCCGTGGTTCCGACTGAATCGGGTAAGGTGCGTGGTTATATCCATAACGGCACCTATACGTTCAAGGGGATTCCTTATGCCAAAGCTGAGCGTTTTATGGCGCCCACCAAACCCGATTCGTGGTCTGGCGTACGGAGTTCGATGACCTACGGCCCGGTTTGCCCGATGGACCCGACCACCTCGACCAACGATGAGATTGAGTTCCCTTTCCACCACGACTGGGGTTACACCAATGAAAACTGCCTGAGCCTGAACGTATGGTCGCCACAACTGACCGACGCCAAAAAGCGACCCGTTCTGGTGTGGTTTCATGGCGGTGGCTTCACCGCCGGCTCGTCGGTCGAGCTGCCTTCGTACGACGGTGAAAACCTGACGAAAAAAGGCGATGTAGTCGTCGTAACCGTAAACCACCGGCTGAACGTACTGGGTTTTCTGGACCTGTCGGCTTATGGCGATAAGTATAAGAACTCGGCTAACGCGGGTCTGATGGATCTGGTAGCTTCCCTGCAGTGGGTGAAGCAGAACATCGCGCAGTTTGGGGGCGACCCCAACAACGTAACCATCTTCGGCCAGTCGGGCGGGGGCGGTAAAGTGACGAGCCTGATGAACGCGCCGTCGGCCAAAGGTCTGTTCCACAAAGCTATCGTGCAAAGCGGCAGCTACATCACCAACTTCACCGAAGGCGAACTGGCCCAGAAAGTGAGCGCGGCCATGCTGGAGGAATTAAAGCTGCAACCGAATCAGGTAGATGAACTGCAGAAAATCACGTACGAGCAACTGAACGCAGCCGGCAAGAAGGCTCTACGTAAAGTGGGTGAAAGTTTGAAAGGCGAAGGCCGACCGGCTTTTGGTCTGGGCTGGGGTCCTATTCACGACGGTAACTTCCTGCCCTATCAACCTTCGGAGACAGCAGCAATTGAGTTAGCCAAAAACATTCCGCTGCTGGTCGGCAGCACGAAGACCGAATTTGGTCCTTTCAACCCGGCCAACCGCGTCACGGACATGGAAGCTGCCAAGGCGGCTCTGGAGAAGCGGTATCCCGGCAAAACAGATACCTATATGGCTGCGGTGAAGAAAGCCTATCCTGAAACAGCGAATCCTTCCGACTACATGGATGTTGACATTAACTTCCGCGCGGGTGCCATTCGGCAGGCTAGCCAGAAGGCTGGCGTTGCCGGAGCGGCTCCTGTATATGCTTACGTGTTTAGCTGGGCTTCACCCGTAAACGATGGCATGTATAAGTCGATGCACTGCATGGAAATTCCGTTTGCCTTTGACAATATCAGCCGTTGCGAAGAAATGACCGGCGGTGGTAAAGACGCCCAGATGCTGGCCGACAAAATGAGCCGGGCCTGGATTGCCTTTGCCCGCACCGGCAATCCGAATCATAAGGGCCTGCCCACCTGGCCGCAATACAATGCCGACAATGGCGCGACGATGATTTTCGATAACGTCAGCCAGGTAAAAAATCACCATGACAAGGAGCTGATTGAAGTGGCAACCGGAAAACCCATTGCCGCGGCTACCGGTAAATAA
- a CDS encoding glycoside hydrolase family 3 protein has protein sequence MKTILLAGLAGLTLTGSAVAQQKWTESTIDTHKIINNPGGQTLGYAPESGVKILTVNGLAFKDLNKNGKLDPYEDWRQPLDRRAKDLASRLSVEEIAGLMLYSSHQSIPARGSGYFAGTYGGKPYSEGETDPTSLTDQQQKFLKDDNLRHVLVTSVQTPEVAARWNNKLQAFCESVGKGIPANNSSDPRHGTVARAEYNAAAGGRISMWPSSLGMAATFDPALVEQFGKIAADEYRALGITTALSPQVDIATEPRWSRFEGTFGESPAISAAMAQAYCNGFQTSSGAKEITGGWGFGSVNAMVKHWPGGGAGEAGRDAHYANGKYAVYPGNNFSQHLIPFIQGAFKLNGKTRMASAVMPYYTISWNQDNKNGENIANNYNKYIINDLLRKKYGYDGVVCTDWNVTGDHKAMDSFLDGKSWGVEKLSPTERHYKILMAGVDQFGGNNDAKPILEAYQIGVKEQGEAAMRTRMEQSAVRLLRNIFQVGLFENPYLNPAETKQTVGKPDYMKAGYDAQLKSVVMLKNKTNALPLTSGKTVYVPKRFVAASRNFLGAETPASTDYPVNIDLVKKYFKVTDNPAEADVALVFIENPKSGIGYDKEDLKNGGNGYVPISLQYGEYTATEARETSLAGGDPMENFTNRSYKGKTTKARNVTDVQLVKETRQQMNGKPVIVSVSVSNPMVFAEFESDANALLTSFGVQDQALLDILSGKAEPSALLPMQMPASMSTVEKQAEDVPFDVQCYRDSEGNTYDFGFGLNWKGVIRDARTARFKKTDRQE, from the coding sequence ATGAAAACCATACTCCTTGCCGGACTCGCTGGCTTAACTTTGACGGGCAGTGCCGTAGCACAACAGAAGTGGACCGAGTCGACCATTGACACCCATAAGATTATAAACAATCCGGGTGGGCAAACGCTGGGGTATGCACCTGAATCGGGCGTAAAAATCCTGACCGTCAACGGCCTTGCGTTCAAAGACCTTAACAAAAACGGCAAACTGGACCCGTACGAGGACTGGCGGCAGCCCCTTGACCGGCGGGCGAAAGATTTAGCCAGCAGGCTCAGCGTCGAGGAAATCGCTGGGCTAATGTTGTATTCATCGCACCAGTCGATTCCGGCGCGCGGGAGCGGCTATTTCGCGGGAACCTACGGAGGCAAGCCCTACAGCGAAGGCGAAACGGACCCGACCAGTCTCACCGATCAGCAGCAAAAGTTTCTCAAGGATGACAACCTGCGACACGTACTGGTTACGTCCGTGCAGACGCCGGAGGTAGCCGCCAGATGGAACAACAAACTCCAGGCTTTTTGCGAAAGCGTTGGTAAGGGCATTCCGGCCAACAATAGCTCGGACCCCCGGCACGGCACCGTGGCCCGCGCCGAGTATAACGCAGCCGCTGGCGGACGGATCTCTATGTGGCCGTCTTCCCTCGGCATGGCCGCTACGTTCGACCCGGCGCTGGTGGAGCAATTCGGTAAAATAGCCGCCGACGAATACCGGGCGCTGGGCATCACGACGGCCCTTTCACCCCAGGTGGATATCGCCACCGAGCCACGCTGGAGCCGGTTTGAGGGCACGTTCGGAGAAAGTCCGGCTATCTCAGCGGCCATGGCGCAGGCGTACTGCAACGGCTTTCAGACCTCTTCTGGTGCGAAGGAAATTACCGGGGGCTGGGGCTTTGGTTCGGTCAACGCCATGGTGAAGCACTGGCCGGGCGGGGGCGCGGGCGAAGCCGGTCGCGATGCCCACTACGCCAACGGCAAATACGCCGTGTACCCGGGGAATAACTTTTCCCAGCATCTGATTCCGTTCATTCAGGGAGCGTTCAAACTCAACGGTAAAACCCGCATGGCATCGGCCGTAATGCCGTACTACACCATCTCGTGGAACCAGGACAACAAGAATGGTGAAAACATAGCGAACAATTATAATAAATACATCATCAACGATCTGCTCCGCAAGAAGTATGGCTACGATGGCGTAGTCTGCACCGACTGGAACGTAACGGGCGACCACAAAGCGATGGACTCGTTCCTCGACGGAAAATCGTGGGGTGTTGAGAAGCTGTCCCCGACCGAACGGCACTATAAAATTCTGATGGCGGGCGTGGACCAGTTCGGCGGCAATAACGACGCCAAACCGATTCTGGAAGCTTATCAGATAGGCGTAAAAGAGCAGGGCGAAGCGGCCATGCGTACCCGGATGGAGCAGTCGGCGGTGCGGCTGCTGCGGAATATTTTCCAGGTCGGCCTGTTCGAAAATCCGTATCTGAACCCGGCGGAGACAAAGCAAACTGTCGGCAAACCGGACTATATGAAGGCTGGCTACGACGCCCAGCTCAAATCGGTGGTGATGCTGAAAAATAAAACCAACGCCCTGCCACTCACCAGCGGCAAAACGGTGTACGTACCCAAGCGTTTCGTGGCCGCCAGCCGTAACTTCCTCGGTGCAGAAACGCCCGCTTCGACCGACTATCCGGTGAACATCGACCTGGTAAAGAAATACTTTAAGGTGACCGATAACCCCGCCGAAGCCGACGTAGCGCTTGTGTTCATTGAAAACCCAAAGAGCGGCATTGGCTACGACAAAGAAGACCTAAAAAACGGCGGTAACGGCTACGTCCCTATCAGCCTGCAATACGGTGAGTATACGGCTACCGAAGCCCGCGAAACCAGCCTGGCCGGGGGCGACCCGATGGAGAATTTCACGAACCGGTCGTATAAGGGTAAAACCACCAAAGCCCGGAACGTAACCGACGTGCAGTTGGTGAAGGAGACACGGCAACAGATGAACGGCAAGCCCGTCATTGTTTCGGTCAGCGTATCAAACCCGATGGTTTTCGCCGAGTTTGAAAGTGACGCTAATGCCCTGCTGACCAGCTTTGGTGTGCAGGACCAGGCCCTGCTGGACATCCTGTCCGGAAAGGCCGAACCGTCGGCCCTGCTGCCCATGCAGATGCCCGCTTCGATGAGCACAGTAGAAAAGCAGGCCGAAGATGTTCCCTTTGATGTGCAGTGCTACCGCGATTCGGAAGGAAACACCTACGACTTCGGCTTTGGCCTGAACTGGAAAGGTGTCATCCGGGACGCACGAACCGCCCGATTCAAGAAAACAGACAGGCAGGAGTAA